In a single window of the Bacteroidota bacterium genome:
- a CDS encoding formate--tetrahydrofolate ligase → MLSAIEISRTTKLKNISEVAGELGINSDDIIQHGKYIAKVPLSYINEEKIKSSNLILVTAITPTKAGIGKTVTSISLSLGLNKIGKKASVALREPSLGPCFGMKGGATGRRYAQVLPMDAINLHFTGDFHAITSANNMISALLDNHQYQNHHKPEEIDSIVWRRVLDVNDRSLRSIITGIGQGAKAELVETGFDITPASEIMALFCLSTSLEDLEARIEKVVVGYKQDKSPFTVKDLGVAGAITVLLKDALMPNLVQTTENTPAFVHGGPFANIAHGCNSLIATKMALSVSDYVVTEAGFGSDLGAEKFMDIKCRLSGLHPKATVLVLSTQALKLHGGVAYEETKKPDLFSMQKGIPNLERHVENLRAFGQSIIVSLNHYPFDSQNEIDYIRQWCKDRHISFVVNSGFESGGEGARELATEVVRVIEESPSAPILFTYDDVDPLKLKIEKVAKKIYHAGQVSFSPKAETKLKKFERLGWLRLPVCIAKTQYSFSEDPKLVNAPSDFTLTIQDVVINAGAGFVVAIIGEIMRMPGLPEEPNAKTIGIVNGEIEGLS, encoded by the coding sequence GGAAAATATATTGCAAAGGTACCTTTGTCATATATCAACGAAGAAAAAATTAAAAGCAGTAATCTGATTCTCGTTACCGCCATAACACCGACAAAAGCAGGAATAGGAAAAACAGTTACATCAATATCGCTTTCCCTTGGTTTAAATAAGATCGGAAAGAAGGCATCGGTCGCTTTACGCGAACCAAGCCTGGGTCCGTGCTTTGGTATGAAAGGCGGCGCAACAGGTCGCCGATATGCACAGGTGCTTCCAATGGATGCGATCAATCTGCATTTCACCGGCGATTTTCATGCGATCACTTCGGCGAACAATATGATCTCGGCTTTGCTCGACAATCATCAATATCAGAATCATCATAAACCAGAAGAAATTGATTCAATTGTTTGGCGAAGAGTGCTGGATGTAAATGATCGTTCTTTGAGAAGCATCATTACAGGAATCGGACAAGGAGCAAAAGCCGAACTCGTTGAAACCGGATTTGATATCACTCCCGCATCAGAGATAATGGCACTTTTTTGTTTGTCTACCAGTCTCGAAGATCTTGAAGCGCGGATAGAAAAAGTTGTTGTCGGTTACAAACAGGATAAATCTCCTTTTACAGTAAAAGATCTTGGTGTTGCAGGTGCAATTACTGTTTTACTGAAAGATGCTTTGATGCCTAACCTTGTTCAGACTACTGAGAACACACCTGCCTTTGTTCATGGCGGACCATTTGCAAATATTGCTCATGGTTGCAATTCTTTGATCGCAACAAAAATGGCATTATCGGTTTCTGATTATGTCGTTACTGAAGCCGGTTTCGGAAGTGACTTAGGTGCAGAAAAGTTTATGGATATAAAATGTAGGTTATCCGGATTGCATCCAAAAGCAACTGTACTTGTTTTAAGTACTCAGGCTCTAAAATTACATGGCGGAGTTGCTTACGAAGAAACGAAAAAGCCTGATCTTTTTTCGATGCAGAAAGGAATTCCAAATCTTGAACGTCACGTAGAAAATTTACGCGCATTTGGACAAAGTATAATTGTTTCACTGAATCATTATCCATTCGACTCGCAAAATGAAATTGATTACATCAGACAATGGTGTAAAGATCGCCATATTTCATTTGTTGTAAATTCCGGATTTGAATCAGGTGGAGAAGGAGCAAGAGAACTTGCTACAGAGGTAGTTCGTGTAATTGAAGAATCACCATCAGCTCCAATATTATTTACCTACGATGATGTAGATCCGTTGAAACTAAAAATTGAAAAAGTTGCCAAGAAGATCTATCATGCCGGGCAGGTTTCTTTTAGTCCGAAAGCAGAAACAAAACTTAAAAAATTTGAACGTTTAGGATGGCTAAGGTTACCTGTATGTATTGCTAAGACACAATATTCATTCAGTGAAGACCCTAAACTTGTAAATGCTCCTTCTGATTTCACACTAACGATTCAGGATGTTGTTATCAATGCAGGTGCCGGATTTGTTGTAGCCATAATCGGCGAGATCATGAGGATGCCGGGGTTACCTGAAGAACCAAATGCAAAGACTATAGGAATTGTGAATGGTGAGATTGAAGGCCTAAGCTAA